The DNA sequence ATTAGAAGGATGGAGAGTCGTATTGAGGTTGTGGGAGAAGGGTGTAGGCTATAAAACACAGACAGAGCTTGACCGGATGTTTGTGAGTAGGTGAGAACTGTCGGTCTGGCCCAGAGGTCATCACTGCTGCCGTAACCCTAGCTCGCAACGGCCTTAGCCCCGTGGTGATCCCACAAATGCCTGCACCTGATGGGGTTTCCTCTCTCCTCCATTAGTCACTGTCATTCCTGCAGGGACAGGAGATGCCACATGCACAagcacacaaacagacagagagacagacacacagacacacacacacatatacagacataATTAATGCACCATCATTTACCCAGATATGGAAGACTATTATGCCTGCTGTTTGCCAATACACCACCCTGTTCCAACACACACTGGAATTTCCACGAGATCTTTTTCTTTCCACATCAAGGATTGTTTAATAAACAATTAAgaattaatttgcaattctcatggtcataaaacaaaaaaaataccgGTGGTTGGACCAAAGTTCTATAATGATACAAAGGAACAGGCAAGTTACTTTTCTTACTTTAAAATGTATGTACGGCTCAGGCGGAAAAGGAGGaaatgattctttttttactcaAGCACTGAGTCATCAATCATTCCAGGAGTATCTTCAGCGTTTGAATTCTTATGCCAGGTAGTTTTTGTATCATGACCCTCAGATTTTTAAACTTCCGCTCAGACAGGATTTGCTGGAAGTATGTCAGCAGAGTTTCGATGCTAAATACTCCTGGAAAGACAGTCGAAGCAATAGCTCTGAATGACATGGCACAAGAGGCTTGACCTCCCATCTTGCCAACTACTCTTCATGACAGGGACGTCATAGTGAGCGAAGTGTTACAACAGGTCAGGACAACTTAAACTCTGAACCAAGGGATCTGCCGGATTTGGGATGCCGGAAAGCTGTGGGACTGGCGTACATTCCCCGGTAAAGGGCCTAGAAGATGGGCAACTGCGAAGTGTTTCTTTAGTAATCACAGCTGTATCTGTTCATTTTCCCATCTGGCGCCAAAAATCCTCCATGACGAACGGCAGTCACGTctgttcaaactgaaaatcagcATAAAGGACATTCCAGAAGACGCAcggcagcaatggaaaataaaaggaaaagagagagggaAGAGATGAGGAGGAAAGACGGAGACAGGAGTGTGAATCGGAGGAACGGAAACCTGCCAATCGCGTGCGCTGGCTCTATGGAAGGGGGGAGTGGAGTGTAGCATCGATACCCTTGCCTTTTTAGTAGGAATTGGTTGGCTCTCCTTGTGATTTGAGCTGAGTGCTTTCCACACTGTAGTTTTAGACATTTCGTCAGAGATATTAATGTCAGATGGGTCACACCTAGAACAGAATATGACATTTTAACAGCTGGGCAAGGGGttatgtgggggaggggtggggtggagtgAGGGGAGTCAGGCCAGGTGGGTAAGAGGTGTTCAACCCGGTGATGCAACTGAGGGTCACTATGACTGTAAGGCTTTCACGCACATTGGGGGCTTTCCTCTACACAGAGTGGACAGGAAACATACTGTTTCGTTATAACTGTCCCTTCTAGAGATTTATAACAGGTCAGAGCACCGTATCACCTTcagatatatatgtatgtatgcatgtatgcacTCTAAAATATCGTAGCTACTATTGAAAGATGCATGTCTCTGCATCACGTGATATTACTACAATCAGGGATAAAAAATAAGCTCTTAAAATTAGCATTcacttttcaggtccccacaaagatctgtgaatgcaaccaaaaacctaaaaatgccaaaagtcttgtgttttgttgAGTTACTTATGGCTAAGGTTAGGGCTCGGTAGAAGTTaaagtcgtcatgttgggattagagttttccccatagaaataaatggagagtccccacaaagatataattacagacctgtgtgtgtgtgtgcgtttgtggaCTTTCTCACTTAGCTGTCTTATGAGGACACATGTTGTATGAAGAAACGTAAGAACATAGACATTGTGAGGACACGCAagacaaaacacatttttacagCTGTATTTGGTTAAAACAAAGTGAAAAGCATGACTGTTATCCGTTTCTTCTTTATAAGTTCAGGGTTGAGGGTTATTTACAGTCAAATGGAAGTTGCAAATCAAAAGGAGAACGTGAACATgcacaaaatggggggggggggggggtcacaactCTCCTCACCTGGCGTCCGTGTTCTTGGGGGTCTGTGCAGCCTTGCTGCTCTCCATCTGTATCTGCACCATGCCCCTGCCCCCTCCGAGTCCCAGCATCTCCTCTGACTCCTGAGGCACAGAGACACCAGCCATCAGCCTCCTCCCTGCCTACcgcacaggtaattatctgctaATCAGTCACCCATCACTTTGCATTTATACAGCCAAGTCCTAAGAAACAAAAggaacaaaaataaatcaaaagtcTAAATGGGAATAAAAGAGCAGTGTAATTATGGAAAATTTACTCTGATGAAATATTTCTGATTATTTTCataattacattacattaccgATCATAATCATTATACGAAGGCGAGCTGCCTGAAGCAGAGATGGTACAATATTGCTCATAATCTTTAAACAATACCATTGTGATTGCAGAAGTTGAGGAATTAATAATTGGTTGCCATGACAACATAATTCGGTCACCAAAAATCTCATATTCATATAAGAAACCAGATACTTTCATATTCACAATAATAGCACTGGTTTAAAAACAGAACGGGCCCATGGAAGAATCCTTGCAGTACCTCCTCGACCTTCTTGGAGGCATCATCcagtttcttcttcttgctCTCAGGCATGATGTCGTCCAGGTAGCTCAGTTCCCTCTTGGAGAAGCAGAAGTCTAGCAGTTTGCGGATGAACACTAGGGCGAGTACCTGGGAAGGCAGAGCGGGAGGCTTCGGTCAGCTACGACGTAATCACCGCGCCGACAGCCCCATCGACCTCCCTTCGATTCTGTTTAACTGTGTCAGCCTTACATCGGGGAAACTGTAATAGGACTGTGCTCCACACCCTTCAGGAAGAAACCCACACATTTTCAGCCTTCTCTAATGCTTAATCTCACCAcatgtttaatttttattcTTCACATTTGTTAACCTGGTAACTTTCTAAATTAATCCTATTAAAATGAGCATAAATATCATAAATAACCAAAATATTCCCATAAGATCACCTATgtgttaatagattttttttaattaataaccaATATATATTCtagctatataatatattatgccAGTAGCTATAATATATTATGTAGTATTCAATATACTAGATACTGTTAATAATATGTTATATCGCCAGAAGTGAGATGTTACTCCCCGGTACTCACGGTATATAgccataataaataaataaataaataaataaaataattataaatctGCAATAAATGTGCAAATTGTCCCACTGATAGTTGATCAGGCCACCAGTATGGGCACTTTTCACATTTCAACTTCTTTTTCTTACTtacaactttatttttatatatatatatatatatatatatcttttgtTATCCTCAACCTTACTTTTTACTTTGCTACAGAATTGCTTTAGCAAAGCAGCTGCAGAATTAAAAACTGTGTGGCAaagtaaagaaaagaaaatttaaTACACGAGTGAAATATGTACAAGATCATAAATGTAATGATTTCTTACTAGCTCTTCGCTAAAAACAAACCGCATTGACGCTTCACGTTCAGCTGAGTCCCTCCAACCAGGACAGTCAATGCTGCGCTGCATTGTTGTGCATTTGATAAATaaactttgatttgatttgaataTCTTGTTAATCAATGTGCAGGTCTTTGTTAAGCCTGATACGTCCGTTTCTGGATATATCTGTGTGTGCTGATGTTCGGTTTCAAATATGCATAGAGGTGTGACAGTCTGATTGGCTGTTGTCGTCCACCCGCCGGCCCCTCCCTCTCCTTTGGCCCCGTCCCCTGCCCACCCACTCCCTTACCATCATGGGGAAGACGATGGCGGCACGCGAGGTTTTGATGACCCAGAGCAGCACCAGGCAGGTGAGCTGTGTCAGGGTGAAGAGGTGCACTTTGCGCAGTGGGACGTGACGCAAGTAGATGAAGTCAGGCTGGTGCTTCGCTGGCATGCCGAACAGCTTCAGGCGGTCAAAGaactttggggggtggggttagggtttgggtaaATGGGGGGAGATGAAGTCATTTCCTCCGACATCAATCTTttagggcatctgcattgaaaACAACTGAAAATCCACCTTTGTCAAAATCACCAAATATGACAGCTTTGCTCGCGTGCGAGCCCAGTGTGCCTTAAAATAATGTCTCATTTGGTCTTTTCAAGCAACAGGATTGTGTGCAGAAGAAGCAAATTATTTGGCATGAAATTTCATAAACATACTTCTGCAATAATAATCTCTTATTCATAAGCCAGTGAAAGTGTCGGACAATAATATACTCTTAAAATAAACCGTAAAACTGTGCAATTGTTACACAGTAACAATTTCAGCGCTCATGAGGGGATATCATACATACACCAATGTTAAGGCGAATGGACACAAGTGCGGAGAAGGTGAGATGTAGCGTCTGCGATTTCGGGATTTACCTGGATTCCCTTAAGAGAGGAGGCACCCATGTAGAGGAAGACTCCGTACAGCACCGGCATGGGGATGAACTGCGAAGcagacatggggaaaacatggtTACTGCCCGATGGCCTGGAGGGTATCCCGGGCGTAGCTGTAGGTGGAGGACGGTGTGGTGCAAACACGCCAGGGTGGGGCTGTATTAATGTAACAGTATACCATGGTATTTTTGGATACACTGCGATACTTTACAGCAGTATATTTTGAAGTCGTGGCAATAAAATTTATCAAGTGCTGAAACCAACATAgctttgcttttgaaaatacagcCAAAGTACCATATACTGCAGTATAATGTGAGGAAGGTACCGTATGACGATATGAAAAATTCTCAGCCCGGGGGTCACAACCCAGATTTGGGTTGCagcaagttctgaaagggtcgCGAGGGAGAGTtggaaatgtaaacattttaaaaccagcaagctcctatgctgatccgcagtcagatttcccagccccaacAGAATTAACCCATATAAATGGTCTTGACTCTGCGAATGCTTAacgcaaaactagtgaacactcaaACAGTCCAAGAAGGCAAACCACAGAAGCTTATTTCACATCTAATCAGATTTGTGCAATAGGCATTTACTGCCAtaaattgcagagtgcactgTGTGCTTGATCATAGCATTAATTTAAACATATACTTGATATAGGGTTGCGACTTGCTGGCACGGTAAAAATTGGGTCACGGTGCAAAAAAAGTTGAGAGCCACTGGTCTGAAACATACCGATGCTCCCAATGCACAACCTTTGACCCTTTAGTGATCTTGGTTAGGATTTAGGTTGATGCcaaatttctgtttttttttttttttcatttcccaTGCAGGTATTGCCACAGTACATCAAGGCAAGTGACACTTTACTGTCATTTCAAAATGCAGTGaaacaaaataatgtttaaataacagatggatggatggagcttaCAGTGGAAGAACAGTAGTTTAAGAGAAGTGCATAAGCTACAGTGTAAGGCAGCTGTTTCCTTTGTTATGTGCGACCGATGCATAAAGTGTCCAGTGCAGATGGTTTGTTAGCAGGCATGAATAAAGTTATTCCATGGATATTCAATATTCAGTAATACTGGGGAGAGGAGGGCAGCGGGCAGAGGCACATTACCATGGTCAGAGGCCCTTGGGCTGTTTCAGTTCCCCCTACAATCTGGTgtcaacttggggggggggtgtaggttagttagggtgcttttccaTCGAAAACTTcgagaaagtaccaaaagtttggtacttcaaggtgttggttttccactggtgttAAAACTGGTACCGGCACCGAATGACATTGCAACTCGAAGTGGGGTATTTTGTAgcaaattagaaaaaaatactGTAGTATCTCATAGGATGGGAcgatgtgcaatattaatacccACATCATAGGTTATGCACATACAATTCTTACATCGCTAGTGAGCTATATTAaaatcaggctttttcttactttcaattCTGTACGGACATTATAGCGCAGGGGGTTAAAGTTTCGCTAATATATTTTTACTCTGTTACTCtgtcacaggaaaaaaaacttagtaaactttgccattttaattattattccctTTATAGACCATGTTTAAAAatgagtttaaagtttacctccgctgCTTTTGCGTAGGCGCTGCCTGCCTTCTCAGAAACAATCATaaacattttcatccttgctgtttgaaTCACTTGAAGATGGGTTTGTGAGATATTTTTTAccccttttttgttttataaataccccaatatttattacaaaaaaaatcactatatTTATAACAAAATCGCCAGGACAGCTCGCTATATGCTACATGCGTCCTGTCCTaatatattaaacaaaatacctttttaatttcttgtcatgccatcctgatctttttgttgtataTGTTCTTCTGACCAGATTGCActttactcacacacacacacacacacatatatataatgAGACAGCTTCATTTATCGTAGTTCACAACTATTTTCAAGGTGgtgtttgtattgtgtttcagagttaggctatttgcataatcaGTTGACAAAGAAAGTGTTTCAAGTCCCACCCAAAACTACCACAAAAGTAGCCCAGTTGTTTcaatacttttggtactggcactcgaccggaagtcaatggaaagtACCATACttggtgtggtggaaaagccCCCTTATTCAAGGCCCTGATTTAGCAGAGGCCCCTGGGTAAAGTCATGCATCAAAGAACCCCTGCAGGGGGGGTGACGGCGACTGACCTGCAGGGCCCCAGTCATGAAGACGGAGCAGCCCATAAGCAGGAAGATGAAGAGGCCGGTGACCCTTTGCTCGCGGATGCCCAGGAAGCGGGGCTGCTCCCCCGGTGCTGAGCTGCCCGACTCCAACTTCAGGCTGTTGACATGCGTGATGGAGAGCACAGTGGCTGCCACGAACCAGGGCAGCCCCATCATGGAGCACACAGCCAGCATCACGCCCACCATCAGCAGGTCCAGATGGTACCCACAGCCCTTCTGCACGGGGAGAGGGGGGAGGGGATTCAACCACACTGTCAGCCACACGCCGTTAAACAAATGCGTCGCCTTTTAGCCCAAATGGAATTAGGCAACACTTAAAAAAGCCTGTGATGATGAATAACATTAAGGtttctcattcacttctatagtTAATGGTGCTAGGAAGCTTTTTCGAATACCAAGATTTTCTCAGCATTTTCCAAGCAGTTTTGCTCTCCCCCCACATTTTCCAGCTCTTCATGAGGCCgttcttttaatgtaatgggtaCTGGCCCGCCTCTGCACACCAGGATGCCATGGCAACGCGTGCGCCCAGCGGTGTCATGGCTACCCCCACACTCCAGTACCCCTCACCAGCAGCTTGTGCTCCTTGCGATTGATGATGACAGCAGTGATCTGCTGGTCCATGAAGATCAGGATGGTGCACAGCAGCGCCGGGATGGAGGCAGCCAGGACCGTCCACCAGGGGTTCCGTCCGATGGGGTTCATGATCCAGCCTCGGTCATCACGGGTCGGCTGCGAGCGGATGAGAGGGTGTGGCCTACTTATTTAACAGTTAATGCCGTAGAAGTCATGTattatgcatttttaaacaCACAACTACGGAGGCAAAGCATCACCCAACACATTTAAATACttataaaaaaacacatggcttggAGATCATTAACCCGCTTCTACCACACGTTTGTACCTAAAGACACTATTTTCACATGTACAAGCCAAAGGAGCACATATTAATAGAACTACTACCAATGACTAAATATTTTGCTTAGATATGCCCCAAGACACCAAAAACTGTCCATTAATAAGACCATGAGCCAATGGTTAATTCAGAATTGCCAGTTGTTTTATAATAGCACATTGATTCGCGACTGTGATTCGCCTGGCTGGCACTATGTATgtggttatggaaaatgaatcGACACTCTGCTGACCAATTAGATTCAAGAATTCAGCAGTGCCGTGGTATAAAGAATCCATAactcacaaacacgcacacacagagttCCAGACATACTGCTCCCACCTTGAATTTGCTGGGCACCTGCAGCTTCTGGGACGGGATCCCTACAACATAGTCGAGGAGGACCATGATGACGATGGTGAGGAAGACCGCAAAGTCGCTGATCATGGAACGCACCTAAAGCAGATAACCGTTACTTGTAAGAACATCAGGCCAGCATGAAAAATAAAGCACGTTTTTGTTTCTTAAGATTTCAACTCGAAATGTATTTACaattatttagcagatgtttttaTGAAAAACAGTTTGCAATTGCGGAGgctgggtcagacagtccctgaagtaattgggattaagggccttgtgcAGGAGTCTaacagggaaatcactctgtttACCACGGGATTTAAACTAGTCACCTTTTGCTCACAATATTCTAAAGTAATATTTAATGTTCCAAATTATGAACAATATCACCACAGAAAGGGGTGTGTATATTGTTTAATTAATCTGTCATTTTTAGGCTAAAGAAATGAACACATAGATGATTATTTTGCAACAGCTTATTTAAATCTAGTCCATTAATCAAGACATGCTCAAGTCCACGAAAGGAGTAAGTCTTCCAATGTCCATTAGAACCATCGACCGCAGACCTGGGGGGTCCAACAGGTCTGGGTGACTTCTGCAGCATCATTAAATACTTTGTTGAACATTcacaaaaatattacaaataatTTATCGCAAACAGACAAACCCCCCCCACGGCTCCCTCTTGACCAGATCCATTCTACGTTCCATGATTAGAATACATGTCACCATATGGGTCCTGAGCTCTGGCCTGGGCCAAACCATAGGCTTTAGGATAAGATACAATACTTATGGCTTTGTATACGGAATACTGGAATTCTTTGTTTTTCACCAAGGGTCAGCAGGTAcgcctggagcagttggggttacGGTCCCTCCTCAAGGGCCTAAAAGTGAATACTCTGCCAGAAACTACAttcaaacccatgaccttctggCCATGGATCACTAACCTGCTGTGTTGTAGAGTGTGCATGTGGCAGGGATCAAGACAGACAGATGAGGTTGCTGCATTCACAGTTAACCGTTACCCCTGTGGGGTCATGATCCCTACAGTAGAACTGCCCGGGTACCTTTGTGGGGAAGTAGCGACTGGTCTTGAACTGCTTGAAGAAGCTGGACAAGGCACAGGTGGAGAAGAAgagaatgacggaccagaagAGGACATCTGGGGTGTAGGGTCCATGGTGTCCACACGCCGTCCCCAAAAACTGCCCCTGGAAGTCCAGGCACTCCTACCACAGAAAACGTAATGGCCTCATGAATATTGGAGTTACTGTCACGCTTATAGCAACGGCCTGCACAAatcctcactcacacacacgccaaATAAATCGGATGTGGCAAAAATCGAACGGCCGCCGGTAACTTAAAATGATGGCCCCGAGTTTTATATTACTGTCATGAAATTGAATTTCACTGATGGCCTAATGGGAAATGATGTGGAGAATTTGGCAGAAACCAATCCCGTAAGCTCGTCTGTTTAAATGTTTCTCTCCTCGCTCCAGGAGTCAGAGGAGCGACTGTCCAACCTTGACGGTGAGGTTGGCCCAGGGCACCGCAGAGACAGTAATGTTCCTCTTGTTCCAAAACTCCAGGGTCCGATTACTGGGGTTGTCAGGCTCAGCACACCTGCAACTAAGTGAGATCAAAAGAAAGAGTAAGGAGGATTAAAGGAGTCCAAGCTTTCCGTTTTCTGCCCCTAGCATAAAAGAAAGTAATTGTTTTTCTGGTTCCACCCAAGTACATttacttagcagatgcttttatccaaagcaacatacatttgagGAAGCAAGGTCAGACCGtgggagcaactggggttaagggctgcTCAATGGCGAAATGTGGAATTCAAACCTAAGACTTTCGGATTAGAAGCACAGCACCGAGTGCCCCAACTATAGGGAGCTAATCAGCTCAAGTCCAAAAAGAAAATGAGGGAAGATATGGAGGGGATTTAAGGTATGCTTCTCACTAGTAAAGTGTGAGGCGCTCCAGGTCGCTGTGGGTATTGATGGGGTACAGCTCGCCCAAGTGCACCAGCTTCTCCAGAGCCTCGTAGATGAAGATTAGGCAGATGAGGGAGGCGAAGGCCTCCTCTGTGAAGCGGGTGATGTAACAGACCAGGGAGCTGGCGTCTGTCGCCACCAAGAGCAGGCACAGGAAGGCGGTCCAGAGCCCAATGCAGGTGCGCAGGGATAAGTAAGACAGGTCGTAGTCTCTGCGGGAAGGGGGCAGTGGACCGAGCAGGTGACCAAATGGAATGTAAGCATCAGAGAAGTAAAGAACTGTTTAAATTAAttctttatttagcagacatttttaAACCAAAGCAACATGTGTTCTGAGAAAACGGGATTAgagagtccctggagcaactggaagTTAAAGGTCTTGTTCAAGAGCCCGAAGGTGAAATCACTTTGTTGCCTATGGAATTTGAACCAGCAGTGCTCGAATCACAAGCTCAGAGTCCCAGTGAACTACACCACACACCACCAACCACCAAAGCTACACAGGCAATCCACTGCCTGACCTCATAGACATTTCAGTGAAGACTTGAATGAGGATGCTTACTTGCAGAACTTGAAGAGGATCTTCTCAAAGACCAGGACCGGTCCCGTGCTACCCAGGATTGTGAGGGGCTGGCCCGCAAAGAGGGAGTAGGCGACACCGGTCATGGAAGCTCCCAGAAGGGACTCGATGGCGCTCTGCCTCAGGGATAGATGCATGTAAAACACACTGCTGGCATGCTGAGCCATCACAGGCTACAGACATCCACATGGGCCGCTGTTTTAGTCATGCATTGACTGCTCTAATACTCAAATGATTGACCAATCACAGATTCTTGACCTATGTTAACCAGTGGGTGTGTCTTTAACATGCACTGAGCAAAAGCGTGTGGCTGGTGATAGCAAGGGTGCGTTTGGGGGGCAGGGCCACAGGGAGACTTGCCCCAGCGGGAAAGTTGACTGGCCGCATCccttgtcactcaccaattcaaaacataccATTGGCTAAGGATAAAGTTGggtcctctgtatgaattatggtccCTTTAGAACCCTAGAATCGACCCTTGCTGATGGTGCCTGACAAGATATAAGCAGGCCCTCCTGTGTATGTTCCTGTGCCCCTGTCCATGCCTGTAAGGTTGACTGCCCCCACGTGTGCTCACGTGCCCCGGCTGCCCTCTGGCGCATGCTTACGATGCGGCCGCCTGTGGCCTCCCCCAGCAAGCCGCCAAAGGTGATGACGGGGGACATGCATGCGcagtagaggaagaggaaggaggcCACACACTGCAGGCTCAGGCCGTCCCGGAAGTCACTCAGGTAGAAAGGGGCCTTCCGCTTCATGTCCAGGATGAGACCCCCGAAGAGCCTGCCCGCGACACAGAGCACAGTGCGGGGCTCACAAGGGGTGCTTACAGCTGCGTAAACTTTGCCCTAAAACCCCAGTCTGTCTCTATGCAATAGATGGTCAAGCCATGGTGctgtaaaccagtgtttcccaaaaccagtcctcaggCATCTACAGtcaatccatgtttttgctctctccaagctccctgccagacagtccacatttttgctccctctagtagggagctggaagggcgcaaatatgtggactgtctgtgagtcccaaaggaccggattgggaaatatTGCTTTAAACTGTTGAGCTGGGCTTTCATTCAAGACAATATTCACAAAACAATGCACAAAAAGTAAAACCCTGAGAAACTCAACATATTGATGTGCAAAGAGAACAAAATAATTTTGCCAAGCAAAAACAGACTTCAAGATGTATCTGATGTCTGAGTTCTCTGATTATTCATTTTCAGAATGTGTCCAATATCAGTGACTACTGAGGTAACAATGGATAAATGAGTCCATACTCATGTTTATACTCATTCCATGACCGTACTCATTTCCATACTCATCACTCATTACGCTTACTATTACATTCTCTGTACATCCACAATTTTCTACCGTTGTCACTGTACAATTTATAATCCATGTGCACagacaattatttttttaaaaaagggagggggggctgggatTCAAGCCCATAGTGTATGAGGTTACATAAGCCAGCCTGgtcaataaataatttatactcAAACAGCGAAAAACTAACCATCCAAACTAGCCATTACACAGACTCACATCACAGCCCCTGAGGGGCAGACAGTACCTCACACAACAAAATGAAACTAAAcgaagaaattaaataaaactttatgtgcCAGTGGTAC is a window from the Brienomyrus brachyistius isolate T26 chromosome 8, BBRACH_0.4, whole genome shotgun sequence genome containing:
- the slc4a8 gene encoding electroneutral sodium bicarbonate exchanger 1 isoform X2 — protein: MPLARQSHRHHRPHGSRHRKRDRTRGSVTHEEEETSSASHDTPSQRVQFILGTEEDEEHVAHDLFTELDEICVKDGKDAEWKETARWLKFEEDVEDGGERWSKPYVATLSLHSLFELRSCIINGSVLLDMHANSIEEIADMVLDQQEAAQELDESMRVKVREALLKRHHHQNEKKRNNLIPMVRSFAEAGRKQSEPHSMDKSGPAVSPQPTSSNLEVKNGVNQESSQVDLSKVDMHFMKKIPLGAEASNVLVGELDFLERPVVAFVRLSPAVLLTGLTEVPIPTRFLFILLGPDGKAQQYHEIGRSMATIMTDEIFHDVAYKAKDRSDLLAGIDEFLDQVTVLPPGEWDPSIRIEPPKNVPSQEKRKTPAVPNGAACPVEIEAHSEHHGPELQRTGRLFGGLILDMKRKAPFYLSDFRDGLSLQCVASFLFLYCACMSPVITFGGLLGEATGGRISAIESLLGASMTGVAYSLFAGQPLTILGSTGPVLVFEKILFKFCKDYDLSYLSLRTCIGLWTAFLCLLLVATDASSLVCYITRFTEEAFASLICLIFIYEALEKLVHLGELYPINTHSDLERLTLYYCRCAEPDNPSNRTLEFWNKRNITVSAVPWANLTVKECLDFQGQFLGTACGHHGPYTPDVLFWSVILFFSTCALSSFFKQFKTSRYFPTKVRSMISDFAVFLTIVIMVLLDYVVGIPSQKLQVPSKFKPTRDDRGWIMNPIGRNPWWTVLAASIPALLCTILIFMDQQITAVIINRKEHKLLKGCGYHLDLLMVGVMLAVCSMMGLPWFVAATVLSITHVNSLKLESGSSAPGEQPRFLGIREQRVTGLFIFLLMGCSVFMTGALQFIPMPVLYGVFLYMGASSLKGIQFFDRLKLFGMPAKHQPDFIYLRHVPLRKVHLFTLTQLTCLVLLWVIKTSRAAIVFPMMVLALVFIRKLLDFCFSKRELSYLDDIMPESKKKKLDDASKKVEEESEEMLGLGGGRGMVQIQMESSKAAQTPKNTDARCDPSDINISDEMSKTTVWKALSSNHKESQPIPTKKARVSMLHSTPPFHRASARDWQVSVPPIHTPVSVFPPHLFPLSFPFIFHCCRASSGMSFMLIFSLNRRDCRSSWRIFGARWENEQIQL
- the slc4a8 gene encoding electroneutral sodium bicarbonate exchanger 1 isoform X1, which produces MPAGNNDPESILSYQRPDEEVVVDQGGTSSILNIHYEKEELEGHRTLFVGVRMPLARQSHRHHRPHGSRHRKRDRTRGSVTHEEEETSSASHDTPSQRVQFILGTEEDEEHVAHDLFTELDEICVKDGKDAEWKETARWLKFEEDVEDGGERWSKPYVATLSLHSLFELRSCIINGSVLLDMHANSIEEIADMVLDQQEAAQELDESMRVKVREALLKRHHHQNEKKRNNLIPMVRSFAEAGRKQSEPHSMDKSGPAVSPQPTSSNLEVKNGVNQESSQVDLSKVDMHFMKKIPLGAEASNVLVGELDFLERPVVAFVRLSPAVLLTGLTEVPIPTRFLFILLGPDGKAQQYHEIGRSMATIMTDEIFHDVAYKAKDRSDLLAGIDEFLDQVTVLPPGEWDPSIRIEPPKNVPSQEKRKTPAVPNGAACPVEIEAHSEHHGPELQRTGRLFGGLILDMKRKAPFYLSDFRDGLSLQCVASFLFLYCACMSPVITFGGLLGEATGGRISAIESLLGASMTGVAYSLFAGQPLTILGSTGPVLVFEKILFKFCKDYDLSYLSLRTCIGLWTAFLCLLLVATDASSLVCYITRFTEEAFASLICLIFIYEALEKLVHLGELYPINTHSDLERLTLYYCRCAEPDNPSNRTLEFWNKRNITVSAVPWANLTVKECLDFQGQFLGTACGHHGPYTPDVLFWSVILFFSTCALSSFFKQFKTSRYFPTKVRSMISDFAVFLTIVIMVLLDYVVGIPSQKLQVPSKFKPTRDDRGWIMNPIGRNPWWTVLAASIPALLCTILIFMDQQITAVIINRKEHKLLKGCGYHLDLLMVGVMLAVCSMMGLPWFVAATVLSITHVNSLKLESGSSAPGEQPRFLGIREQRVTGLFIFLLMGCSVFMTGALQFIPMPVLYGVFLYMGASSLKGIQFFDRLKLFGMPAKHQPDFIYLRHVPLRKVHLFTLTQLTCLVLLWVIKTSRAAIVFPMMVLALVFIRKLLDFCFSKRELSYLDDIMPESKKKKLDDASKKVEEESEEMLGLGGGRGMVQIQMESSKAAQTPKNTDARCDPSDINISDEMSKTTVWKALSSNHKESQPIPTKKARVSMLHSTPPFHRASARDWQVSVPPIHTPVSVFPPHLFPLSFPFIFHCCRASSGMSFMLIFSLNRRDCRSSWRIFGARWENEQIQL